AAAGAAATGTTAAAATATGGTGGAATTGCTGCTCAAGGTTTGGCTTATCCCAACAGAGATGTGTTTTTTACTTTATTAAAAGACACAGGTTCGCCAATAAAACATGAAATGATGCATATGATAACAATGTATAAATGGGGAACGCCCTCCACTTCATTAACTTGGATGAATGAAGGATTAGCAACATATTCAGATATAACATGTTTTAAATACTCATTAGAAGAAATTTATAAGTACTTTATTCAAAGTAATAAACTTATTAATTTGGATAATTTGTCAGAAGATTTTTATGGAAATCCTGATATAATTGCATACACCCAAAGTGCTTTTATTTGTAAATTTTTAATTGATAATTATGGTATCTCAAAATTTAAAGAACTTTGGAAAAGCGAATATGGAAAACTAAACGAAATATATGGTTTCGACTCACAAACCTTAGAACAAATTTTGAAAGAATATATAAATAAAAAATACCCAACAAATATTAATTTTGATTGGGAAGCATTTAATAAGGGCTGTTAAAAAGCAACGAACCCTAACAATGGTTTTAAAAAATTTGGGTTTTATTTTTTAATTTAAATTGTAGAGTTTAAAATTGCCGTATTTTGCTGAATATCAACTCTGTACGGCAATTATATTTTGCAAAAGTCCTATATTTGTTTTTACCACAAAATAAATAATTAGATTTTGTAAAATACACTACAATGATAAAAAAAAATAGCCACAAAAATAGTTTCTTTGACAAAAAAATATTTTGAACAGGAATTTTCAGCTACTTCTACTCTTTTTCAGAACTCTTTTTCAGAATTAGATATTTCTAATGTAGATGAATCTGATACATTACTTTTTGAAAAAATGCAAACTGTATTTTTTCTAGGTCAGTTACTAGGTTTGCCTACCTTGAAAAGTATTTTAGTCAAATTTGGTATCACAAGTAGTCAAGTATCCATCAATTACAAAAAGTTGTATAAAAAACTGACAATCAACAAAATACGTGTACTTTATGAATATGTATTTAAAACTCAAGTGGTTCATTTATTGAAAGAAATGGCTTCAAAAGATAGTAGTATTTGGTCAAAAAAAAGAGTTACGGCAGTTTTAGATGACAGTATTTTTCGTCAATGGCTCTCTGAGTTAGGTAGAGAAAATGATTATTTTGGAAGTTTCTTTAGTGGACAGTATCGTGCTACTACTCTAGGCTTTAAAGTGGTTTGTTTCGGATTATATATTGAAGATGTTTTTTATCCTTTATTTTTTGATTTTGTTAGAAAAAAAGGAAAAGCTGATAAAAAAGAACCTATTCAAATAGCTAAAAAATTAGTGAATCGTTGGGGAAAGTTACAAGAAAAATTAGCTAAAGAAAATAGTGTATTACCTTCTATTCATTTTAGTTGTGATAGTGGCTATAGTGATGTTTCATTGAGTGAAGAATGTACCAACCAATCAACAAGTTTGATTTATATTAGTGTACCTAAAAAAAATCATATTATTATAGTAAATAATAAAAAAACAAACTCAAAAGAATATATAGATCGTGTTTTTTTAGAAAAAGAAAAAAAACATCAAGAAGCGCAAAGACATCTCAAGGAAGAAGAAAAAACACCTTTTACTTTACGTCTAAAAGCGTTCTATCAATGCCAAAAAAGAGAAGTTGTTTTATTATTTTTTAGGTTAAATGGCTCAAAAAAAGTAAGTGTTATATATACCCCAAATTTGACCGTTTTTGCAAAAACATTACGAAGACATTGGTTCAATAGAACCTATATAGAACAGTTTTTCAAAACACTCAAACATGTATTAAAAATTAGTGAACCTAGAACAAAAAATAAAGAAGAATTTGAAAATAAACTTTTAAAATTTGCATTTTTGGCGATTGAAGTTCAAAAAATAGTCCGATTTATTAGAAGAAAATGTAAACAATTTAAACAAAAAGGATTTATTTCTTTACAAAGGATACTCTGCTCTAACAAAGAAATACTAGACCTTTTGCAAAAGCAAATCAATATAAAAACTTGATAATCAAAATAGTAAACTAAAATCAAACTCTACAATTTAAATAACAAGTCTTTTTTGCCAACAAATAGAAATAGTTAACAGAAAAAAAATTGTACTTTTGCTTTAGAACAAACGTTTTAAACCAGAAAAATGACTACTATTAACATTGGCTTAGCAAAAATGGGCGTAACGTTTTGACACAGACTTTTGAACATAAAATAAACTTTTAGAGGTTTAGAGAGGGACGAGCTAAGAAGTCCCATATTCCCTAAGCCATACCGTTAGCAGTTATTAAAAAAAATCACGACAAGAATTTACATTAAGAACAGAAACAAAATAAAATGAATAAGAGTCCAGAACAAAATTTAAAAGACCTTTCAATTACTTTAAACGAAGTTTCACAACCTATCGCAAGCTATGTAAACTGCGTACGAACGGGAAATTTATTATTTCTGTCTGGTAAAGGTCCAATTAAAGAAGACAAAACCTATGTGACAGGAAAAGTTGGCAAAGACTTGACTATTGAACAAGGAAATGAAGCTGCCCGTTTAGTAGCAATCGACCATATTGCAGTATTAAAAGACGAATTGGGAGATTTGAGCAAGGTAAAACGAATTGTCAAGGCTTTTGGAATGGTTCATTGTACAAGCGATTTTATTGACCAAGCAAAAGTGATAAATGGATATAGCGATTTAATGTTTTCAGTTTTTGGCGAAAAAGGACGGCACGCAAGAAGTGCAGTAAGTATGCACGCATTGCCTCTAAATTTTGCAGTAGAAGTTGAAGTAATCGTAGAAATTGAAGATTAGTAATTAAATGACCATAAAAACATATATCATTGATGCGTTTACAACCGAGCTTTTCAAGGGAAATCAAGCTGCTGTTTGCCTACTTGAAAATGAACTTGATGAAACGACAATGCTCAATGTCGCAAAGGAATTTGGCTTTTCTGAAACAGCTTTCATTATAAAGCAAAATACAGGTTCATTTTCCATTCGCTATTTTTCGCCTGTAAAAGAAATCCCATTATGCGGACACGCAACTTTGGCTTCTTCTAAAGCAATTTTTACAGAATTTAAAGAACTTACCCAAATCATTTTCCAAACCCATTTTGGAGACACATTGGAAATAAACCAAAACAATGGTAGAATTGAAATGAAATTTCCTTTACACCAAACGGAAAAGACTGAATATGACGATGCAATAAGAAAAGCACTAGGAATAAATGAAGTTCTCAATTCCAGATACAATTCATTTCATAATATGCTGATGTTGGAATTGGAAAGTAGCGAAGAACTTGAAAACCTAAAACCTGACTTTTCTGTATTAAGAAAAATCGAAACAACTATCAGCGGAGTACTTGTAACTGCAAAATCCATACGTGACAATTTTGACTTTGAATACCGCTATTTCTTCCCTTGGTCTGGAGCAGATGAAGACCCAGTTACAGGTGGAGTTCAGAGCTTTTTAGCAAAATATTGGTCAGACAAGATTAATAAGAATAAAATGAACGCTTTTCAATGTTCAAAACGGACAGGAAGTATGGAAGTGGAACTAATGAAAAATTCAGTAATAATTAGAAGTAATGCAGTAATATTTACAACAGGAACTATGAACCTGACTTAATGAAAAGAATAAAAACAACCGCTAACAATGTATGCTATGAAAAATAGGCGAAACAACTGTAAAGACAAGGCTTTTGGCTCGTTTCAAACTTTGTGCTTAACCGAAAGTTTCGTGCTTAAAAATCGCCTACTTTTCATATACTAAACGTTAGCTGATATTTTAGAAAGATCCACTTATGAAAGAACAAACGATAAAAAATATAATTGATACCTACTTAACTAAATGGATAAACATTGGACTAAATCAAAAGCTAAGACCAATTGAAGTCGAAATGTCAGACCCAAACCAAGATAAAAAAGAAGAGTATCGTATTTGGCATCCAATTGAAAGTAAAGTTACAGATATGGAAATCAAAGAAATTGAAGATAGAATTGGACACAACTTTCCAAATGATTATAAAACATTTTTAAAACATAAACATTTTTATGAACTTCAAATTTCCGAAGCTTCATTTTGTGAACATCCAATTAATACTTGGAGAAAAAGTCTTACAGAAATGATTTTCAATGGTTATCTTACTGAGTTTCTCATTGATGAAGGTTATATTCCATTCATAAATTGGAGTGATTGGGGTTTACTTTGTTTCGACACGAACAGAAATAAAGACGATAAAAACTATCCAGTTGTATTATGGGATCACGAAAGAGCAGATCAATTTGAGGACAAGTACAAAGACTTTTATGATTTGTTGACTCAACTTGACAAAGAAGAAAGAAAAAACATCAGCTAACATCAGCTTAGCAAAAATGGGCTTAACATTTTGACACAAACATTTGAACATAAAAATAAACTTTCAGAGATTTATGAAAGGATGAGCTAAGAAAGTCCTATATTCACCAAGCCAAATCGTTCTAAATCCTAAAATAAATCAAAAATGAAAATATTTCTTAAAATTGGAATCCTAATTTTAATAGCTGTTTCTTGCAAACAAAAAGAAACAGAAAAAAGAGTTGATTCAGAAAGTGAAATAAATTATTATACCTACCCTTTTTACTATGCAGATATATTCAAATTTTAAATATCTGAAAATCAAGTGTTTATATATTTAATTTTCTGCATAGCAACTATGAAAACTATAGATTATGTCAAAAGAAGGAATAAAGAAAAGGAATTTGATTTTACTCAAATTCCTTTAGTCTTTTATAAAAATCAAATTCGTAATTCGTAATTCGTAATTCGTAATTCGTAATTCGTAATTCTTTCACTTATTTACGCTGAAATAAAAATTTCACAAAATCAAAAGCTGAGTCTGCAATATTTCTACCAATCAAATCCATTGCAAAATTGACTGTTTTTTCTACGGCTGCATCTGTTCGTTCAAAGTTTTTGCTATCATCTTTTACCCAAAAACGAATCAGAAATTCAGTTTCTGCCCAAAGAAGGGAATCATATTTTTTAGCTATAAACATACGTTGTTCTACCTCTCCTGTATCCATTCCTTCCTCTAAAAGAACATTTATATATTCATAAAAACCATTTTTGAAGTCTGCCAAAATTTTTCTTCTAAACCCTCCATTTCTTGCGCTAAGTTCATTAGTTACAAAACTGCGATTTTCTTTCAACACTTCTACCAACGTAAAATAAAAGGCAAGTAACTTTTCACGCACCATATATTCTGCATAAACGGATTCAGAACGCAAACGCTGAACAGTTTCTGTGAGATATTCTCCCCAAATTTCTTGTTCTATATTATTGAAGCTAGAATAATTATCATAAAAATATTTTTCGTCTTCTCCTAGCTCTGCCATTAAGTTATAAGGTGTTGCAGGAGCTTTTCCATGTTGTCTGATATATTGAATAAATGCATTTTTGATTTGCTGTTTTGCTGTGGTGGTATTTTCCATTTATAATAAACTATTTTTTTGGTTTAATTTTAAATCTAATGTAATCTAAACGAACATTGTCATAGAATGGTTTTGATATTTTTTTGTTCTTTTTATTCAATTAAACAAATCTCCTTCTCATCAAATCTTTAAGGCTTTGATATAACCTACCTCTTGTGTACCACTTAGAAACATGAGGAATTAAAGTTGTTTCTTTTGATGGATTATTTGTGTCTTGTGTTTTAATATTTACTGGAAATATTTCTTTTTTAATTGGATTTAAAAACCAACTGACATAGTTAACAAGTTTGTTTACAGGAAATTCAGATTTAGGCATTACATTTCCATATATTTGGATGTATATAGCATCCTCTTCTCTTGTTATGGGTGTTTCAATATAATAAATGATTCTCTTTCCTTCCTCATTAAATCTAGAAAGTCCATATCTGCTTTTCTTCTCTTCTTGTTTTTCGTTAATTTTTTCTAAAGGCAATTCTTTTTCTTCCTCAAAATTAATTAAAATAGATTGATGAATACTAGCAGAAATTTCAAACTCCTTTGCTTCAAGACCTTCATACTCTGCTACTAAAATAATACTATCTTGATTTTGAAGAGTATCTTGAGGAATCAGAAATGAAAAAATTCCATTTTCTAAAGAAGTTGTTTTATGTTTTGTGCCTTTTATAGAAATGATAGCTTCTGATAAAACCTCATTTCCATTGACCACTTTTCCATTGATAGCAAAAGGAGGAGCTATATTTTCTAATGAATCCGTTTCAATCTTTTGATTGTATTCTACTTGTGTTGTGTCATTTTGTGATTTGGCAGTCGTAGAAGTTAGAAAAAAAGCAACTGAAGCTGCTGCCAATTCTTTAAAGAAAAATCTTCTTCTTGGAGTTTCTGTTTTTTCTTTTTGAGGTTGTAATGTTCGGTTTACTTGTGTTGTAGAGAATAAACCACATGTTTTTTGACTTCCTATTTTTTTGAAATAATCAACAATCTCAGCATCTGTCATAGACGAAAAATCAATAACTACTTTCTGACAAGAACCACAAAAAAGCCCTCTTTCTGCTGGACTCATAGTATTCAAGTCTTCATGACACGGTTTTGGTATCTGTATTTTCATTTTACTTTCAGTTTTTTTGAATACACTTTAATCTTAAAACAAACGAAGAGCAAGGGATAAATGCTGCAAAAAATAATACAGACTCATTCCTCTTTATTTTTTGATGCTCAAAACATAATTTATCCATAAAATAATCTAAGATAAGAGAAAATTACTCACAAAGTTGCTCATTATTTAAATTTACGGCATATTTTGGGGGATGGTCGTTGTCGTCAAGATGATTTTGTTTCTGACTATCTTTGCAGCAGGTGGTTCTAGAGAATCTATGAGATAAGAAAAATTATATCTAGTTATATATCAAAAAAAGCAACAATTTCTTGTTGCTTTTCTTGTGTTTAACATTTTTTTTCCTGTTTTAATTGGAATATTGTTAAAGCTATTTATCTTTACAAAATAATTTTTCGTGTCTAAAAAAATAAAAGAAATGACCTCAAAAGAGTTTTTAATGAAAGTAATAAGAAAATTTCCATCAAGTATGAAATTTTCTGAAAATAAAATCAAACAAATGATTTTAAAGGAGAAGTCTTTGAAAAAACTTAATTCATTTTATTCTGACTTAGATAATAACGAAAAAGAAGTATTTCACACTTCTTATGCCAAAATGTTTAGAGATAATTCTACTAGTTTATTTGAATCTTTAGATACTACTTGGTCAGTAAAGTTTGCAAATGCTACTGTAAAAGTACCTCTACAATCAAAGTCAATGTGGTTAGATTGGGACACAGCTGTTTCTATTGTTGGTCATGATATTGAAGTAAAAGAATTTTATAAAAAACTTATATTATCAGAGTACAAACCCAAACTTGTTTTTGATGTAGGTGCTAATTATGGAACCCACTCTATATTGTTTTTGGCAAACGGAATTCCTACTATTACATTTGAACCTAATCCAGCTTGTTATGATAGCTTCGACAAAATGGCAACTATCAATAATTTAAATTATAATTTAGAAAAAGTAGCTGTAGGAGATAAAGAAAGTAGAGAAACGCTTATTTTTCCAGAAAAAGACACTTGGCTAGGAAGTATTACAAAAGAATATGCCTCTACGATTAATACTTTCGAAAAAGTAAAAAGTATTGAGATAGATGTAATTACGCTAGATAATTATACTAAATCAAAAAATAGTATACCTGATTTTATAAAGATAGATACAGAAGGTTTCGAAATAAATGTAATTGAAGGTGCAAAAAATCTATTACAAAATAATCCTATTATCATTACTTTTGAGTGTATAAAGGAAGAAGAAAAAAAACAATTGTTTGACCAATTTGATAATATCAATTATCAAATTCATCAACTACAAAACATATCTAAAAAACCTTTAAGTAAAAATGATTTTATTCAATCAACGTATGTAAACTTTTTGGCAATTAACTCTGAACATCCAGCTTTGGAATCAAGCTTATTTGAATAATTAATTTTTCAGAATTTCCAAGCCTGCCCATTTTCACCATACAAACTTTCATAAACACGATGAGCAATTTGAAAACCTCTATATTTTTCTGCAACTCCTCTTATCTTTTGATGTAAGTCTGTTTCTTCTTTATGAATCAATAGTTCATTTATTTCTTCTGCAATTCGTAAGTATTCTTTTTCAGTAAATTCATTCATAATAGAACCAATTTTATATTTTTCTATTGTCTGCGAATCATCTGAAATATTTGGTGTAATAACAACAGGAAGCCCCATAGACCAGTATTCACCTGTTTTTATGGGTGTTCCATAGCGTTTTGAAGCAGCAGGCTTAAATGGCGTAACTCCAAAATCTCCTAAACCAATATAAGCTGGGATATGCTCATGAAAAACAAATTGTGTAGTAACGATATTTCTATCCAAACCACTCACTTTGCAATACAAATTTATTTCCTCTTCTTTGTGAGAAGTAAGGATTAATACTCTAAATTTATCTCCCCAATAATTATGACAGACTTTCCAAAAATCAAAGATTTCTTTTTCTAAGTATGAGCTTCCAAACTTTCCTGCATAGACACTTACTATTTTATCTTTCAATCCTAGCTCTTCCAAAAGTTTTGGGTCTTTTCTTTTATTAAAATCAAATAAATTCAAATCTACACAAGCAGGTTTTGACTCCAAACAACGCTTGGAAACATCCACTCCATATCTAGTTGCAGCATAGTTTTGCATTTCATTGACACAAGGAATAAAAGCAGAAGCATGTTTTGCTTCCATTTTCTCTAAGTTCCAAAGAATTTGAAAAGCACGACTATTTTTTGTCCAAGTATTACTTTCTAGCATCGTTTCTGCGTGAGGTTCAAAGCTATCAATAATTAGTTTTTTTCCTGTTATTTTGGATAAAATAAACCCACCTGCTCCTGCTGTTACACAAAAAGGATGTATAAATCGTATATTTTTTGCATATATTGTTTTTACTAAGGTACTAATTATTCTTATCCAGTTGAGCATAGCACGAGTTCCGAAAGGATAATACGGAAAATCTAACAAATGAATATCAAATTCGTTTTGAAGATGTTGTTTTACGTCATTTTTTTGCTCCTCACTCATTTTGAAATGAGGTTGTTCTAATGTCATTAAATATATTTTACTATCTTTTGGTAAATATTTTTTCATAATTTTGACGTAAGGCAACGTATAAGTTTGCATTAGTGCATCTCTAAATGAAAAAAATGTCGGTATAAGAATATGAGCAGGCTTCAAGATAATTATAAATGATTAATGGTGAATTGTTAATGGTAAACTTACACAAAAACAAAATGCTTTAATTATTCTAAATTTTTCACAATTAAATGATAAATTCGTTATTCATTCTAACTTCAAAAATCTAAAATCTATTTTTTTATATGAAATTCCTCACAAAATTAAGCGTATTATTTACATTTTCCCTATTTGCTTTTTTATTAATGGCTTGCCAGACTGAAGATATTATGAAAAAAGTTGTTGGTGTTACTTGGATTCGTTCTTTCGAAGACGATAAAGATGGCACACAAGCCTACCGACCAGAAACCTATGAATTTCCTCCTGCTCGTGGGCGTGAAGGATGGAGATTTGAAGAAGATGGAACACTTACAAAACAAGCCATTGCACCAACAGATGGCTATATATCTCAACGAGGAAAATGGAACTTTTATACTCAAAAAGGCAAACCTATTTTAGATATTATCTTAGAAATTGTTCAAGAAGACATAGACAAAAAACAAGATGAAAAAGTACAAAAATTGAAGTATGAAGTTATTTCAGCTTCTGATTCTATTTTTTTTGTAAGACCAATGGACGAAAACTAAACTTATTGTATTTGCAAAATGCAGGAATAGTCTAAATTATTTCTGCATTTTACTCATTTTAGAAACTAATTTATGAATTACTCTACTTTCAGAATACGAATTTACACTATTATAGAACGTGGTGAAAAACACGATAAAAAAAGTGTTTATTTTGACTATTTCATAATTATACTAGTTCTTTTAAGTGTCATTTCTACTATTTGGGAGTCCCATTCGACAAAAATTGGAGGAAAAGATTATAAAGTCTTTTTTGATTTTTTCGAATTTTTTTCTATTGCTATTTTTACGATAGAATATTTACTTCGCCTTTGGACTGCACCTCTCAAATATCCTCACCTCTCTACTTGGAAAGCCTATCTAAAATATATTTTTTCTTTTATTGCGCTCATAGATTTACTAGCCATTCTGCCGTTTTATTTACCCTTTTTGGGAGTAGAAGACCTACGTCTTTTGAGAATGATGCGATTACTTCGACTCTTACGTGTCTTTAAACTCAACCGTTATTCTCGTGCCTTAAACCTCGTTTCAGATGTCTTAAAAGAAAAAGGGGAAGAACTTGTAACAACTGTGTTTTTTGCATTGATTTTACTTTTAGTCTCTTCAACATTGATGTATTATGTAGAACATGAAACCAACCCTGAAGGGTTTCCTAATATTATTGCTACGCTTTGGTGGGCTGTTGTTACGCTCACTACGGTAGGTTATGGCGATGTTGTCCCTGTAACGATGCTAGGGAAAATACTAAATGGAGCAACTGCTCTTATCGGAATTGGCGTGGTTGCACTTCCCACCAGTATTTTGAGTGCTGGTTTTTTAGAAAAAGTAGAAGAACGCAAAAAAGCTGAAAAAGAAGCTAAAAAACAAATCGAAAAACAGCTTTTACAAGAACTAAAAGAACGAAATGGAGAAATAGAAAAAGAAGAATCAGAAAACTCTACTACTCATTCTACAACTCTTTGTTATTGTCCTCACTGTGGAGGGAAATTGCCTGAAATAAATTGAAAATATTCAATGGATTTTTGATATAAGTTTCACAATGAATAAAGAAGAATACAAAACAGTAAGTCAAGAAGATAAACTAAAATATTGGTCAGACACACTTACAAAAAATCAAAACACTTGAACCAAATATAGAAGAGCTACTAAAAGAAGTTATTGCAAGATACTGGAAAAATTATTGGAACGAACAAAAAATATGGAAAGCATCAGAAACCTAAATTCTCTACTTTATCTTATCTCACTATTAAAGATTCTATCCTCTCAAAAAACTCATTCATCTAACTTAATTTACATATTATCAATAATTTACTTAGATAATTGATAAAAAATGCTAACTTAGACTTGTAAAGTTTAAAAGAAGCATGTACTTTGCCTAATAAACCTTAAAACTAGCATTAACTAGTTTTTCAAGAAATGAGATAATAACTTAAAACTTCCCTTATGTCTGCAAATATGGGCGAAATAGAAATAGCCGAACTACGCAAACTGACGACTTTCATCAAAGATAAATTTGATTATAACTTTAAAGATTATGCTATGTCGTCTTTTCGAAGACGTATTAAGCGTATGCTTGACTTGTATAAACTTCAAACTGTCGACGAACTAATTCATATTTTAAATACAAAAGAAGGATTTTTTGAGGAGTTTGTTTCTGAATTGACTGTAAATGTTACTGAAATGTTTCGTGACCCTACTTTTTGGCGTGTCTTACGTGAGCATATCATTCCTAACATTATGCTCAATCATAACAAAATAAGCATTTGGCATGCAGGCTGCTCGTCAGGAGAAGAAATTGTTTCTATGTCTATTGTTTTAGATGAGATGGGAATTTTGGATAAGGCTAAAATTGTAGCGACAGATATTGACCGTTCTATTATTGCAAAAGCAAAAGAAGGGCGTTATCCTCTAAAACACATGGAGGTAAACCGTAAGAATTATTTGCGTTATCAAGGTAAATATTCTTTAGAAAAATATTATACAGAAGTCGGTTCAGAAGCTGTAATTAATAAGTCTCTTTTAGAAAATGTATCGTATCGCAAACACGATTTGGTACAAGGAAGTGTTTTTTCAAAGTTTGATTTAGTTTTGTGTAGAAATGTAATGATTTATTTTAATCAAACTCTACAAAATCAGGTGTTACACCGTTTGCATGAGAGTTTATTCAAATATGGATATTTGGTAATTGGCTCAAAGGAATCTTTAATTTGGTGTGATATTGCACATAAATTCATTGTTGTCAATAATGAAGAGAAAATTTATAAGAAAATTAAAGATTAATCTATTTCTTTATTTTCAATAATCTGATTTCTAAATTATACATTTCATTTTGTATAAAAATATTTAACTATTCTTTTTTAAGCTACTAGCAAGCTAATTTTGAGCTAAATGGTAAAAGAAACACATATTACAAATAAGTACAAGGCAATCGTAATTGGAGGTTCAGCAGGAAGTTTTCAGCCTATGGTTCAGATTCTTTCTTCTATTCCTCGTGAGTTTCCATTGCCTATATTTCTGTGTTTGCATCGGCTCAAACATGTACGTCATGGTTTTGTAGAAGCTCTTTCTATAAAAAGTCAGAAAGAAATCATTGAACCCATGGACAAAGAAAGTATTAAAAAAGGACTTGTTTATTTAGCTCCAGCTAACTATCACATGGCAGTAGAATTAGGAAATTCTGTATCTCTAAACACAGAAGATTTAATAAACAACTCTCGTCCTGCAATAGATATTACTTTTGAGTCGGCTGCTTATGTCTATCGTGACAAACTTATAGGTATTTTACTTTCAGGAGCAAATAAAGATGGTGCAGCAGGAATGCAAAAAATAAAATATAGAAAAGGTCTTACTATTATTCAAGATATTGAAGAAAGTATGATTAATGCAATGCCATTGGCTGCAAAAAATATCGTAGATATTGATTATGAATTAAAGGTAGATGAAATTATAAGTTTTTTATTGAAACTAAATAAAATCTATCAACAATAAACACAAAAAATGTAGCATGCTCTTTAAGAGTGTAAAAGGAATTAAAATTTTTAAGAATAAATGAAAAAATTCTTTCAAAATAGCATTTGGTTTGGTTTGGCTGTAGGAATATATGCCATTGGTATTTTTGTATCTGGATTTTTATTACTTAGATTAAGTGAGACAATTTCAGGGGCAGGAATTTCAGATGAAAACAGTAACTTTTTGATGATTTTTATCCTTTCAGAACTGTTATTAGGACTTATTCTAATGGTTGCTTTTTATGTACAATGGCAACGCAAGCAAGCACAAGGAGATATTATATATGTAGATAGATATGTAAATGAAGACACACAAGAATCAGAAATAACCACAAAAACTTCAGATTGGAATAACGAAAGAATCATTTTATCAAATATTCTCAAAAATCCTAATAAATCACAGTCTGCAAATGATATTCTTAAACATATTTGTAATGAATTAGAAGCTGTTTCAGGAGCATTTTATATAGCTCATATAGAAACAGACTCAAGAAAAATTGAACTCGTAGCTGCTTATGCCTTTGCTTTGCCTGATAGTCACACATTATTTTATGAATTTGGAGAAGGAATTGCTGGACAAGTAGCTAAAATAGCACAAAAAACATATATTAAAAATATTCCAAAAGGGTATCTAAATGTACTTTCCGGTTTAGGAGAAAGCCAACCTTCTGTTCTTTTGGCTGTTCCAATTCAACAAGACAATACAAAAAAAGACATAAAAGAAAATCCTGTAAAAGGAGTAATTGAACTCGCTTCATTCAAGGATTTTACCAACTCAGAGAAAGAATACATAGATAAAGTGGCTGATTTAGTTGCCAAACATTTATAAAATTTAAAATTATTGTTTACTTTTAAGAATAAATCTAACCTGTTAATTATTCTTTTTAATTAATTTCTATGCGCAATCGATTCAGCATTCGTAACAAAATCACGACACTACTCTTGGCAGTGGTGCTTA
This is a stretch of genomic DNA from Bernardetia sp. MNP-M8. It encodes these proteins:
- a CDS encoding protein-glutamate O-methyltransferase CheR, which translates into the protein MSANMGEIEIAELRKLTTFIKDKFDYNFKDYAMSSFRRRIKRMLDLYKLQTVDELIHILNTKEGFFEEFVSELTVNVTEMFRDPTFWRVLREHIIPNIMLNHNKISIWHAGCSSGEEIVSMSIVLDEMGILDKAKIVATDIDRSIIAKAKEGRYPLKHMEVNRKNYLRYQGKYSLEKYYTEVGSEAVINKSLLENVSYRKHDLVQGSVFSKFDLVLCRNVMIYFNQTLQNQVLHRLHESLFKYGYLVIGSKESLIWCDIAHKFIVVNNEEKIYKKIKD
- a CDS encoding chemotaxis protein CheB; translated protein: MVKETHITNKYKAIVIGGSAGSFQPMVQILSSIPREFPLPIFLCLHRLKHVRHGFVEALSIKSQKEIIEPMDKESIKKGLVYLAPANYHMAVELGNSVSLNTEDLINNSRPAIDITFESAAYVYRDKLIGILLSGANKDGAAGMQKIKYRKGLTIIQDIEESMINAMPLAAKNIVDIDYELKVDEIISFLLKLNKIYQQ
- a CDS encoding GAF domain-containing protein, with protein sequence MKKFFQNSIWFGLAVGIYAIGIFVSGFLLLRLSETISGAGISDENSNFLMIFILSELLLGLILMVAFYVQWQRKQAQGDIIYVDRYVNEDTQESEITTKTSDWNNERIILSNILKNPNKSQSANDILKHICNELEAVSGAFYIAHIETDSRKIELVAAYAFALPDSHTLFYEFGEGIAGQVAKIAQKTYIKNIPKGYLNVLSGLGESQPSVLLAVPIQQDNTKKDIKENPVKGVIELASFKDFTNSEKEYIDKVADLVAKHL